A window of the Desulforapulum autotrophicum HRM2 genome harbors these coding sequences:
- the hysB gene encoding NiFeSe hydrogenase small subunit produces the protein MKEEQNLSDDQKEGSGVSRRGFLKALTGTAAGIGLSQMINPALVSAMKKGLENHPVLWIQGQGCTGCSVSLLNSVEPTIAKVLLDIISLQYHPTVMASEGETALHNLYRVAEEYKGKFSLVVEGAIPLAANGKYCIVGERDNKDITMVEMTTELGKMAGSVLAVGTCAAYGGIPAAKGNLTQATGVQNVFKKFDITTPVVNIPGCPPHPDWIVGTIAHLLTKGLPELDENGRPLLFFGENIHENCPYLDYFDQDIYSKTFTDKKGCRMELGCKGPDTYADCFRRKWNSGLNWCIENAVCIGCVEPGFPDASSPFYEQS, from the coding sequence TTGAAAGAAGAACAGAATTTGTCTGATGATCAAAAAGAGGGCAGCGGCGTATCTCGAAGGGGATTTCTCAAAGCCCTGACCGGAACAGCCGCAGGTATCGGCCTTTCCCAGATGATCAACCCTGCCCTTGTTTCTGCAATGAAAAAAGGGCTTGAGAATCACCCGGTTCTCTGGATCCAGGGTCAAGGCTGTACAGGATGTTCCGTGTCGCTTTTAAACAGCGTAGAGCCCACCATTGCAAAGGTGCTGCTTGACATTATCAGTCTCCAGTACCACCCCACGGTCATGGCAAGTGAAGGAGAGACCGCCCTTCACAATCTCTACAGGGTCGCCGAAGAGTACAAGGGAAAATTTTCCCTGGTGGTGGAGGGTGCCATCCCCCTGGCAGCCAACGGTAAGTACTGCATTGTTGGCGAGCGTGACAACAAGGATATCACCATGGTCGAGATGACCACTGAACTTGGAAAAATGGCTGGGAGCGTTCTTGCCGTCGGTACCTGCGCAGCCTATGGCGGAATTCCTGCGGCTAAGGGAAACCTTACCCAGGCCACCGGGGTTCAGAATGTTTTCAAAAAATTCGACATCACGACACCTGTCGTGAACATTCCAGGATGCCCCCCCCATCCGGACTGGATCGTTGGTACCATCGCCCATCTTCTCACAAAGGGCCTGCCGGAACTGGATGAAAATGGACGTCCGCTTCTCTTTTTTGGTGAAAACATCCATGAAAACTGCCCCTACCTTGACTACTTTGATCAAGATATATACAGCAAGACCTTTACCGACAAAAAAGGCTGCAGAATGGAACTCGGTTGCAAAGGGCCTGACACCTATGCCGACTGCTTCAGGCGCAAATGGAACTCCGGCCTCAACTGGTGCATTGAAAATGCTGTTTGCATTGGCTGTGTAGAACCCGGTTTTCCAGACGCATCATCCCCTTTCTATGAGCAATCGTAA
- a CDS encoding YitT family protein: MSYFKQRLKSSVVWNLFLLATGAFFFALGLKAIAIPHEFITGGISGLGLLLFYTSGILTPGLWYLIINIPLFLVGWIFISRRFFFYSLFGMIISSIFMEMIPWTIEIKDPFLAVLACGTIFGAGGGIALHSLGSLGGMDIISIMVNQKFGIRIGSFLFFFNLLLFIFSFGFLDTDVVLYSIALSFVVSQVLDQVLTMFNQRKMVLIVSDLNNEIAPVVLSSLKRGATFLNGTGAYTGEEKKILLTVVHSHQVKRLEEIVLTIDHDALMITENTFDVLGRGFSTPKVY; encoded by the coding sequence ATGAGTTATTTTAAACAACGGCTGAAATCTTCAGTCGTGTGGAACCTTTTTCTCTTGGCTACAGGCGCCTTTTTTTTCGCCCTTGGGTTGAAGGCGATAGCCATCCCCCACGAGTTTATCACAGGCGGAATTTCAGGACTGGGCCTGCTTCTTTTCTACACAAGCGGAATCCTTACCCCTGGTCTGTGGTATCTGATTATCAACATTCCCCTCTTTCTGGTTGGCTGGATTTTTATCAGCCGGCGGTTTTTCTTTTACAGCCTTTTTGGAATGATCATCAGTTCCATCTTTATGGAGATGATTCCTTGGACCATTGAGATCAAGGATCCGTTCCTGGCCGTCCTGGCATGTGGCACTATTTTTGGGGCTGGCGGCGGTATTGCCCTTCACAGCCTGGGGTCTTTGGGTGGAATGGATATTATCAGCATCATGGTGAATCAGAAGTTCGGTATCAGGATCGGAAGCTTTCTCTTTTTCTTCAACCTGCTGCTTTTTATCTTCAGCTTTGGATTCCTGGATACCGATGTCGTGCTTTATTCCATAGCCCTGAGCTTTGTCGTCTCCCAGGTGCTGGACCAGGTGCTTACCATGTTCAACCAGCGCAAGATGGTGTTGATCGTCTCTGATTTAAACAACGAAATAGCCCCTGTCGTTCTGTCCTCCCTGAAAAGGGGGGCGACCTTTTTAAACGGTACGGGTGCCTATACCGGCGAAGAGAAAAAAATTCTTTTGACCGTGGTGCACAGTCACCAGGTCAAGCGACTGGAAGAGATTGTGCTGACCATTGACCATGATGCTCTCATGATTACCGAAAATACCTTTGATGTCCTTGGCAGGGGATTCTCAACGCCCAAGGTTTATTAG
- the trxA gene encoding thioredoxin: MAESVIVVCDSCGTKNRIPRDRIDQGPLCGRCKQPLGREQIFTAPVTATDQTFDQEVLAHRGGVIVDFWASWCGHCKTMEPVLSGLAKAYAGRIKIVKVNVDENASTAARYRIMSLPSLVFFKAGKVVDSTVGALSRGEIETRLKPLL, encoded by the coding sequence ATGGCGGAAAGTGTAATAGTTGTTTGCGACAGCTGCGGTACTAAAAACAGGATCCCCCGGGATCGAATTGACCAGGGGCCCCTTTGCGGTCGCTGTAAGCAACCCCTTGGCAGGGAGCAGATATTTACGGCACCCGTGACGGCAACGGACCAGACGTTTGACCAGGAGGTCCTGGCCCACAGGGGTGGGGTGATCGTGGATTTCTGGGCATCCTGGTGCGGTCATTGTAAAACCATGGAGCCGGTGCTCTCGGGCCTTGCAAAGGCCTATGCCGGAAGGATCAAAATCGTTAAGGTCAATGTGGATGAAAATGCTTCAACAGCAGCCCGGTATCGAATCATGAGCCTTCCAAGTCTGGTCTTTTTCAAGGCCGGAAAGGTCGTTGATTCCACGGTGGGAGCCCTTTCCCGGGGAGAGATTGAAACCCGGCTCAAACCGCTGTTGTGA
- the hysD gene encoding NiFeSe hydrogenase maturation protease, whose amino-acid sequence MKKLLVLGVGNILLTDEGIGVHAVHELMKEEWPGDVEFIDGGTFTQDIFYLFQDYEIILVLDIVKGGKTPGTIYRLAESDLRKDESQTLSLHDIDLLDSLSMTELMGHRPELHVLGIEPETLSWSMEMSPRFKQLFPDFLKIARQEIKRLLA is encoded by the coding sequence ATGAAAAAACTTCTGGTACTGGGTGTTGGAAACATTCTCCTGACGGACGAAGGCATCGGAGTCCATGCCGTCCACGAATTGATGAAGGAGGAGTGGCCCGGAGATGTTGAATTCATAGATGGCGGCACATTTACCCAGGATATTTTCTATCTGTTCCAGGATTACGAAATCATCCTGGTTCTTGACATTGTCAAGGGAGGCAAGACACCCGGTACCATTTACCGCCTTGCCGAGTCTGACCTTAGAAAAGATGAAAGCCAGACCCTCTCCCTCCACGACATTGATCTTCTGGACTCCCTGAGTATGACCGAACTCATGGGCCACAGACCCGAACTCCATGTCCTGGGCATTGAGCCTGAGACCCTGTCCTGGAGCATGGAGATGTCCCCCAGGTTCAAACAACTGTTTCCTGATTTTCTTAAAATCGCCCGCCAGGAGATAAAACGGCTGCTGGCCTAA
- a CDS encoding SUMF1/EgtB/PvdO family nonheme iron enzyme — MERGQCFCKKAESNLFPKEFRLPTEAEWEYAASSGGKDYPQACRDDINAVAWYDANSGGPP, encoded by the coding sequence GTGGAACGAGGTCAATGCTTTTGCAAAAAAGCTGAATCAAACCTCTTCCCTAAAGAATTCAGGTTGCCCACGGAAGCCGAATGGGAGTATGCTGCCTCCAGTGGTGGAAAGGATTATCCCCAGGCGTGCAGGGATGATATCAATGCCGTTGCCTGGTATGATGCAAACAGCGGGGGGCCTCCATGA
- a CDS encoding hydrogenase maturation protease, whose product MTTDIYTKKILIFGCGNTLFANDGFGPAVVEHLNRNYTLPDTALALDAGTGIRDFMFDLLLMEDKPEMLIVVDAVTVPSRSPGEVFDIDLTDVPREKLSDFSLHQSPSSNLLKELKDEGGVDVRVIGMHTDAIPNEINPGLAPEVEAAVPRACQRIMELLKDK is encoded by the coding sequence GTGACAACAGATATTTACACAAAAAAAATATTGATATTCGGGTGCGGCAACACCTTGTTTGCCAATGACGGATTTGGTCCGGCTGTGGTGGAGCACCTTAACCGAAACTACACCCTGCCTGACACAGCCCTTGCCCTGGACGCCGGCACCGGTATCCGGGATTTCATGTTTGATCTTCTGCTCATGGAGGATAAACCTGAAATGCTGATTGTTGTGGATGCGGTTACGGTTCCCAGCCGAAGCCCTGGTGAGGTCTTTGATATTGATTTAACGGACGTCCCCCGGGAAAAACTCAGTGATTTCTCACTGCACCAAAGCCCGTCCTCCAATCTTCTGAAGGAGCTAAAGGATGAGGGCGGTGTTGACGTGAGGGTCATTGGCATGCACACAGATGCCATACCAAATGAGATCAATCCAGGGCTTGCCCCTGAAGTTGAGGCTGCCGTACCAAGGGCCTGTCAACGGATCATGGAATTGCTTAAAGACAAATAG
- a CDS encoding aldehyde dehydrogenase, translating into MSVIQNSTIKALVDNQHNFFRTRVTQGYEFRKKHLERLGYAIKTHEARIHRALKQDLGKPEFEAYATETGICLNEIALTLKHLKDWMRPRRVKTALLAQPGTSNILYSPLGVNLVIAPYNYPFQLAMAPLIAAIAAGNCVVLKPSEMTPRTSEIICNLVQTNFDPGFVEVVPGEVEETRILLSQRFDHIFFTGSSRVGRLVMQAAALNLTPVTLELGGKSPCIVHRDANLEIAARRVVRGKFINAGQTCVAPDYLLVHSDVKSIFLKKLANRIILCYGKNAITSPDYGRIVNDNHFQRIMGLIDPARVVVGGTSDPSQRFIAPTVMDRVTIDDDIMQQEIFGPVLPVLEYETMDDIYNIVEKLPAHPLACYVFSNSRKVQNTLTANIQFGGGCINNSLMHLVNHNLPFGGVGLSGMGAYHGFSGFEQFSHKKAILKSSPWLDLPMFYPPYRKKLSFLKKILG; encoded by the coding sequence ATGTCCGTCATCCAAAACAGCACAATAAAAGCCCTTGTTGACAACCAGCACAATTTTTTCCGAACCCGGGTTACACAGGGCTATGAATTCAGAAAGAAACACTTGGAACGCCTGGGGTACGCCATCAAAACCCATGAAGCCAGGATACACAGAGCCCTTAAACAAGATCTTGGCAAGCCCGAATTTGAAGCCTATGCAACAGAAACCGGCATCTGCCTCAATGAGATCGCCCTGACACTCAAACACCTCAAGGACTGGATGCGTCCCAGGCGGGTCAAAACCGCTCTTCTTGCCCAGCCCGGAACCAGTAACATCCTTTACTCACCCCTGGGGGTCAATCTTGTTATTGCCCCTTACAACTATCCGTTTCAACTCGCAATGGCCCCCTTAATCGCAGCCATTGCCGCAGGGAATTGTGTGGTACTGAAACCTTCGGAAATGACTCCCAGAACAAGCGAAATCATATGCAACCTGGTTCAAACCAACTTTGATCCAGGCTTTGTTGAGGTTGTACCCGGGGAAGTGGAAGAGACCAGAATTCTTTTATCCCAACGGTTTGACCATATCTTTTTCACGGGCAGCAGCCGGGTGGGCCGTCTGGTCATGCAGGCTGCGGCTCTCAACCTGACCCCGGTCACCCTGGAACTTGGTGGGAAAAGCCCCTGCATCGTCCACAGGGATGCCAACCTTGAAATTGCTGCCAGAAGAGTTGTCAGGGGGAAATTTATCAATGCCGGCCAGACCTGTGTGGCTCCGGACTATCTGCTTGTACACAGCGATGTCAAATCCATCTTTCTCAAAAAATTAGCCAATCGAATCATCCTTTGCTACGGAAAAAATGCCATTACCAGCCCTGATTATGGCAGAATCGTCAACGACAACCACTTTCAACGAATCATGGGGCTGATCGACCCCGCCCGGGTGGTGGTCGGCGGAACCTCTGACCCGTCACAAAGGTTCATTGCCCCCACAGTCATGGACCGGGTCACCATTGACGATGACATCATGCAGCAAGAAATTTTTGGTCCGGTGCTGCCGGTTCTTGAATATGAGACCATGGATGACATTTACAACATTGTCGAGAAGCTTCCGGCCCATCCCCTGGCATGTTATGTTTTCAGCAACTCAAGAAAAGTGCAGAACACCCTTACCGCCAACATTCAGTTTGGTGGAGGCTGCATCAACAACAGCCTTATGCACCTTGTCAACCACAACCTGCCGTTTGGCGGCGTCGGGTTGAGCGGAATGGGAGCCTACCACGGGTTTTCAGGATTTGAACAATTTTCCCATAAAAAGGCAATTTTAAAATCCTCCCCATGGCTGGATTTGCCAATGTTCTACCCGCCCTACAGGAAGAAATTATCCTTTTTAAAGAAAATCCTGGGATAA
- the hysA gene encoding NiFeSe hydrogenase large subunit HysA has protein sequence MAGCKPEAVPVGAAGKKIKVAIDPVTRIEGHLKVEVEVKGGKVVDARCFGGMFRGFENILTGRDPRDATQIVQRICGVCPTAHATASSLALDDAFGVKLTNNGRVARNLILGANFLQSHILHFYHLAALDYVNGPEVAPFIPRYKNNDVRLDKATNQVGVDQYLEALEIRKICHEMVALLGGKMPHVQGIVVGGTTEIPTREKLDAYKERFKTVRKFIEERYLPLIYLLAGPYGDLLKTGTGYKNCIAFGVFPLDDAGNTLLKSGVFTDGKYTDFNSDNIKEYVKHSFFADNTTGLHPSKGKTVPDPEKATGYSFIKSPRYNGKPHEVGPLARMWITNPELSATGQKALGVKRMRDIGDAAFSILGRHIARAEETLLVAMQMERWLEEAKPGLETFVAAPIPENAEGIGLTEAPRGALLHYIDIKNSVISNYQITSATIWNANPRDDMEQRGPIEQALIGIPVPDIDSPVNVGRLIRSFDPULGCAVHVLHAETGKTNVVEIPL, from the coding sequence ATGGCAGGTTGCAAGCCTGAAGCAGTACCCGTAGGCGCTGCGGGAAAAAAAATAAAAGTTGCCATCGACCCGGTTACCAGGATCGAAGGCCACCTGAAAGTTGAAGTAGAGGTAAAGGGCGGAAAAGTCGTTGATGCCAGGTGTTTTGGCGGCATGTTCCGCGGTTTTGAAAACATTCTTACAGGAAGGGATCCAAGGGATGCCACCCAGATCGTCCAGAGAATCTGCGGCGTATGCCCCACGGCCCATGCCACGGCATCCAGTCTCGCCCTTGACGATGCCTTTGGTGTAAAACTCACCAACAACGGCAGGGTCGCAAGGAATCTCATCCTTGGAGCCAATTTCCTCCAGTCCCACATCCTTCACTTTTATCACCTGGCCGCCCTGGACTATGTCAATGGACCCGAGGTTGCCCCGTTTATTCCAAGATACAAGAACAATGATGTAAGACTTGACAAGGCCACCAACCAGGTGGGCGTTGACCAGTACCTCGAAGCCCTTGAGATCAGAAAAATCTGCCATGAAATGGTCGCCCTTCTTGGCGGAAAAATGCCCCATGTCCAGGGCATCGTTGTCGGCGGTACCACGGAGATCCCCACCAGGGAGAAACTGGATGCATACAAAGAGCGGTTCAAAACCGTCAGAAAATTCATCGAGGAAAGATACCTTCCCCTCATCTACCTTCTGGCAGGGCCCTATGGTGATCTTCTCAAAACCGGCACAGGTTACAAAAACTGCATTGCTTTTGGTGTCTTTCCCCTGGATGACGCAGGCAACACTCTTTTAAAATCTGGTGTTTTCACGGACGGCAAATACACGGACTTTAATTCAGACAACATCAAGGAATATGTAAAGCATTCTTTCTTTGCTGACAATACAACGGGCCTGCATCCCAGCAAGGGCAAGACCGTTCCTGATCCTGAAAAAGCCACGGGTTACAGCTTTATCAAATCCCCAAGGTACAATGGCAAACCACATGAAGTGGGACCCCTTGCAAGGATGTGGATCACCAACCCAGAGCTTTCCGCCACTGGCCAGAAGGCCCTTGGCGTCAAACGCATGAGGGACATTGGAGATGCCGCTTTCTCCATCCTTGGCCGCCACATTGCAAGGGCCGAAGAGACCCTTCTTGTGGCAATGCAGATGGAACGCTGGCTGGAAGAGGCAAAACCCGGCCTTGAAACCTTTGTTGCTGCGCCGATCCCGGAGAATGCAGAGGGAATCGGTCTCACCGAGGCACCCAGGGGTGCCCTTCTTCATTATATCGACATCAAAAATTCCGTCATTTCAAACTACCAGATCACCTCGGCCACCATCTGGAACGCCAACCCCAGGGATGACATGGAACAACGAGGGCCCATTGAACAGGCCCTGATAGGTATTCCGGTTCCCGATATTGACAGCCCAGTGAATGTGGGGCGGTTGATACGATCGTTTGACCCATGACTGGGCTGTGCCGTGCACGTGCTGCACGCAGAGACAGGCAAAACAAACGTTGTTGAGATTCCGCTCTAG